One genomic region from Tautonia marina encodes:
- the trhA gene encoding PAQR family membrane homeostasis protein TrhA, translating into MNDRKEPEWRPWTKAEELANAVSHGLGFVAAILVFPLLIDGALNVGGTTAAVAAAIFGTTMVVVYLSSALHHALPEGQTKRTIEVVDRAAIFLLIAGTYTPFALGVLRGTWGWVLLATVWSLAIYGIVRTIAAGTIRPYQGTKLYLVMGWLILLVVGPVTERMDPRGLALLVAGGMAYTIGVGFYASHRMKFHHLVWHVFVMAGSACHVLATLWYAVV; encoded by the coding sequence ATGAATGATCGCAAGGAACCGGAGTGGAGACCCTGGACGAAGGCCGAGGAACTCGCCAATGCGGTGAGTCACGGGCTCGGGTTCGTGGCGGCAATCCTGGTGTTTCCGTTGCTGATCGACGGCGCTTTGAATGTCGGGGGGACAACCGCCGCCGTGGCCGCGGCCATCTTCGGGACCACGATGGTGGTGGTCTATCTCTCGTCGGCCCTTCATCATGCGCTTCCAGAAGGACAAACAAAGCGAACGATCGAGGTCGTGGACCGGGCGGCCATTTTCCTGCTGATTGCGGGAACGTATACTCCCTTCGCGCTCGGTGTGCTCCGAGGGACCTGGGGCTGGGTGTTGCTCGCAACGGTCTGGAGCCTTGCCATCTATGGAATCGTCCGGACCATCGCGGCCGGTACCATTCGGCCGTATCAGGGAACCAAGCTCTACCTGGTGATGGGCTGGTTGATTCTTCTGGTGGTGGGACCGGTCACGGAACGGATGGACCCGAGGGGGCTGGCCCTGCTGGTGGCCGGGGGAATGGCGTACACCATCGGCGTTGGATTTTATGCCTCGCATCGGATGAAGTTTCATCATCTGGTCTGGCATGTGTTCGTGATGGCGGGATCAGCCTGTCACGTGCTGGCTACACTCTGGTACGCGGTCGTCTGA
- the truB gene encoding tRNA pseudouridine(55) synthase TruB — protein sequence MPPSAVPLSGFLNVDKPIGLTSRDVVNRVVRAFRKPKPKVGHAGTLDPLASGVLVVAIGSATRLIEQVQRQPKTYLATILLGATSDTLDADGTITPVLDPPIPSEAQVRDALASQVGTIDQLPPAYSALRVDGKRAYDLAREGKSVELAPRPVRIDQISLLRYEWPHLEISVDCGAGTYIRSIARDVGDALGCGGLIATLRRTRIGPFLEDDAISADPEFLTFEAIVGRLRSPLDAVTDRPHLLLNAEQAAAIGRGQAIEATAFDLTAPSVGEEVALLAPDGSLLALAKADPTSGLIQPRRVFASSSTPSSRSSNST from the coding sequence GTGCCCCCCTCCGCCGTGCCGTTGTCTGGATTCCTGAATGTCGATAAACCCATCGGCCTGACCTCGCGCGACGTGGTCAACCGGGTCGTCCGCGCCTTTCGGAAACCGAAACCGAAGGTCGGCCACGCCGGCACGCTCGACCCCCTGGCCTCGGGGGTTCTGGTCGTTGCGATCGGTTCGGCCACCCGGTTAATCGAACAGGTCCAACGTCAGCCCAAAACCTACCTCGCCACCATTCTCCTCGGGGCGACCAGCGACACCCTCGACGCCGACGGCACCATCACCCCCGTCCTCGATCCCCCCATTCCTTCTGAAGCTCAGGTCCGTGACGCACTCGCCTCCCAGGTCGGCACCATCGACCAGCTCCCTCCCGCCTACTCGGCGCTTCGGGTCGATGGGAAGCGTGCCTATGACCTCGCTCGGGAGGGGAAATCGGTCGAACTCGCCCCTCGCCCCGTGCGGATCGATCAGATTTCCTTGCTCCGCTACGAATGGCCCCACCTGGAGATTTCGGTCGATTGTGGCGCGGGGACCTACATCCGGTCGATTGCCCGCGATGTGGGAGACGCCCTTGGCTGCGGCGGCCTGATCGCCACCCTCCGCCGGACCCGGATCGGCCCGTTTCTCGAAGACGACGCGATCTCTGCTGATCCCGAATTCCTCACGTTCGAGGCAATCGTCGGGCGACTTCGTTCCCCCCTCGATGCCGTGACCGATCGTCCTCACCTGCTCCTGAATGCCGAGCAGGCCGCCGCCATTGGCCGGGGGCAGGCGATCGAGGCGACTGCCTTCGACCTCACCGCGCCGAGTGTCGGAGAAGAGGTCGCGTTACTCGCCCCCGACGGCAGCTTGCTCGCCCTTGCCAAGGCCGATCCGACGTCCGGTCTGATTCAACCGCGCCGGGTCTTTGCCTCATCCTCGACCCCTTCCTCTCGATCGTCGAACTCGACCTGA
- a CDS encoding DUF255 domain-containing protein → MRPSFLLLPIPLSPRSRDSRSVFFWLASLLLLNTAGPLLASDGTNRLADESSPYLLQHAENPVHWFPWGPDAFEAARQQNKPIFLSIGYRSCYWCHVMERECFEDEAIAALMNEHCICIKVDREERPDVDQIYMTALLGITGGSGGWPLSMFLTPDGRPFYGGTYFPPQPRDGLPSFPQVLEAIHDAWTNRRDEIEQDATQLTAYVRRLSDVGPAIEEVPLSRDLADQGLNALSRRFDPEYGGFGFDPQQPKRPKFPEPSNLVFLLDQARRGQSPTGSLPEPKEMVLKTLDRICRGGIRDHLAGGYHRYSTDRSWTVPHFEKMLYDNAQLASVLLDTFELTDDPRWADEARATLDFVADTMTLPDGGFASSLDAETEGEEGAFYVWTPDEVKTALGDDEDAYDLFARSYGLTREPNFEGDRFVLLHPDTPGDLAVALGLAPEQVEDALAPLRARLLDARNQREAPFLDDTALTAWNGLMLAAFADGARVLDEPRYLDIANRAADFLLDSLRDDDGNLLRSFRSGSSRLPAYLEDYAFLIHGLLRLHAASDDPERLAQARELADRMIASFADPQRGGFFFTADDHESLVARVKDPYDGALPGPNAVAILSLLALHRLTGDPIYRDTARDALDAFAPSMGRSPASAPLLLVAVEELLDLDNAAPAPAANAPFTPGRLRLPTEAPSPTTNRLRVVSPTVSKPEEPIQPGKPFEIRVTLTIDEKYHLNANPAGAPNLVPTLITLPDDSPVRLLDVSYPPGEPLTLAGQDAPISVYSGSITAVVRLSIPDATEADSLDLTLSIRYQACDDRSCLAPASISLPVTLKVAHP, encoded by the coding sequence ATGCGACCGTCCTTCCTCCTCCTGCCGATTCCCCTCTCTCCCCGGAGTCGTGATTCCCGCTCCGTCTTCTTCTGGCTAGCCTCCCTGCTCCTGCTGAACACTGCCGGCCCCCTCCTGGCAAGTGACGGCACCAATCGCCTGGCCGATGAGTCGAGCCCCTACCTGCTTCAGCACGCCGAAAATCCGGTGCACTGGTTCCCCTGGGGTCCCGACGCCTTCGAGGCCGCCCGGCAGCAAAACAAGCCCATCTTCCTCTCGATCGGCTACCGATCCTGCTACTGGTGCCACGTGATGGAACGCGAATGCTTCGAAGACGAGGCCATCGCCGCCCTCATGAATGAGCATTGTATTTGCATCAAGGTCGACCGCGAGGAACGCCCCGACGTCGATCAGATCTACATGACCGCCTTGCTCGGCATCACCGGAGGGAGCGGCGGCTGGCCCCTCTCGATGTTCCTCACGCCCGACGGACGCCCCTTCTACGGCGGCACCTATTTCCCTCCCCAACCTCGTGATGGTCTTCCCAGTTTTCCCCAGGTGCTTGAGGCCATTCACGACGCCTGGACCAACCGCCGTGACGAGATCGAGCAAGACGCCACCCAACTCACCGCCTATGTGCGCCGCCTCTCCGATGTCGGCCCGGCCATCGAGGAGGTTCCGCTCTCTCGGGACCTCGCCGACCAGGGGCTCAATGCCCTCTCCCGACGCTTCGATCCTGAGTACGGCGGATTCGGCTTCGATCCCCAGCAACCGAAACGCCCCAAGTTCCCCGAGCCGTCGAACCTTGTCTTCCTCCTCGACCAGGCCCGCCGCGGCCAATCCCCGACCGGTTCCCTTCCCGAGCCGAAAGAGATGGTCCTAAAAACGCTCGACCGTATCTGCCGAGGGGGCATCCGCGACCACCTCGCCGGCGGCTACCACCGCTACAGCACCGATCGCTCCTGGACCGTCCCTCACTTCGAGAAGATGCTCTACGACAACGCCCAGCTCGCCTCCGTCCTCCTCGATACCTTCGAGCTGACCGATGATCCTCGATGGGCCGACGAGGCCCGCGCCACCCTCGACTTTGTCGCCGACACCATGACCCTCCCCGATGGCGGCTTCGCCTCCTCCCTCGACGCGGAAACGGAGGGAGAAGAAGGCGCCTTTTACGTCTGGACACCTGATGAGGTGAAAACCGCCCTTGGCGATGATGAAGACGCCTACGATCTTTTCGCCCGCTCCTACGGCCTGACTCGTGAACCCAATTTCGAAGGGGACCGCTTCGTCCTCCTTCACCCCGACACTCCCGGCGATCTCGCCGTCGCCCTCGGACTTGCTCCCGAACAGGTTGAAGACGCCCTCGCCCCGCTCCGCGCCCGGCTCCTCGACGCCCGCAACCAGCGCGAGGCACCCTTCCTCGACGACACCGCGCTGACCGCCTGGAACGGCCTGATGCTCGCCGCCTTTGCCGACGGGGCCCGGGTGCTCGATGAACCTCGATACCTCGACATCGCCAACCGCGCCGCTGACTTCCTGCTCGATTCCCTCCGAGACGACGACGGCAACTTGCTCCGATCCTTTCGAAGCGGCTCCAGCCGCTTGCCGGCCTATCTCGAAGATTATGCGTTTCTCATCCACGGACTCCTGCGCCTGCATGCGGCTTCCGATGACCCCGAACGGCTCGCCCAGGCCCGCGAACTGGCCGACCGGATGATTGCCTCCTTCGCCGATCCCCAGCGCGGCGGTTTCTTCTTCACGGCCGACGATCACGAAAGCCTCGTCGCCCGGGTCAAGGACCCGTACGACGGCGCGCTTCCCGGTCCGAATGCCGTGGCGATCCTCAGCCTGCTCGCTCTCCACCGCCTCACCGGCGACCCGATCTACCGAGACACCGCCCGAGACGCCCTGGACGCCTTCGCCCCGTCGATGGGACGGTCCCCGGCATCGGCTCCGCTCTTGCTCGTCGCCGTCGAGGAACTGCTCGATCTGGACAACGCCGCTCCCGCCCCGGCCGCCAACGCTCCGTTTACACCCGGCCGCCTCCGGCTCCCGACCGAGGCCCCCTCACCGACGACCAACCGGCTCAGGGTCGTCTCTCCCACCGTGTCCAAGCCTGAGGAACCCATCCAGCCTGGCAAACCGTTTGAAATCCGAGTCACCCTGACGATCGACGAGAAGTACCACCTGAACGCCAACCCCGCCGGCGCCCCGAACCTTGTTCCCACCCTTATCACGCTCCCAGACGACTCCCCGGTTCGTCTGCTCGACGTCTCTTACCCCCCCGGCGAACCCCTCACCCTTGCGGGGCAGGACGCCCCCATCTCCGTCTACTCCGGCTCGATCACGGCCGTCGTCCGCCTCTCGATCCCCGACGCCACCGAGGCCGATTCCCTCGACCTCACCCTTTCGATCCGCTACCAGGCTTGCGACGACCGCTCGTGCCTGGCTCCTGCCTCGATCTCCCTCCCCGTGACACTTAAGGTCGCTCATCCCTAA
- a CDS encoding AbgT family transporter: MNDDSEQPRMPPEATDPPPQVTGTSPEHRPTAIDRALNLIERLGNMLPDPAVLFLILMLIVWGASAALSPIEFTEIHPVTQEPIRIQNQLTGDSLADFLANMVATFVGFHPLGVVLVALLGVGVAEHTGFINAGLKALLGITSRSLLTPMLILVAIVSHTAADAGYVLVIPLGGVIFHAAGRHPLAGIAAAFAGVSGGFSANFIPSGIDPLLQGLTQAGAQVIDADRLVNPLCNWYFTAASSALIIVLGWFLTDRVIEPRLAMTKIDGDLSDLQPMESLGPREWRGLVAALVAMVGSLVVLGVLSFPADSPLRSPEGGLTDAKARLMQSIVPLIFLLFLVPGVVYGYAAGTVENHRDIIKGMSKSMAAMGYYIVLAFFASLFIKAFNDSNIGALMALKGADGLRALKLPPQVTIVGIILLTGAVNLLVGSASAKWALLSPIFVPMLMQLGISPELTQAAYRVGDSTTNIITPLMPYFPLVVVYCQRYVRGTGIGTLVSLMLPYSVVFLVVWTIFLVLYWMLGIPMGLDAPYQYP; this comes from the coding sequence ATGAACGACGATTCCGAGCAGCCGCGGATGCCCCCCGAGGCCACCGACCCGCCCCCGCAGGTCACGGGAACCAGTCCCGAGCACCGACCAACCGCGATCGACCGCGCCCTGAATCTGATCGAACGGCTCGGCAACATGCTGCCCGACCCGGCGGTCCTTTTCCTTATCCTGATGCTGATTGTCTGGGGAGCGTCGGCAGCCCTTTCCCCGATTGAGTTCACCGAGATTCACCCGGTCACCCAGGAACCGATTCGGATCCAGAACCAGTTGACCGGCGACAGCCTGGCCGACTTTCTGGCGAACATGGTGGCTACCTTCGTCGGCTTCCACCCGCTGGGAGTGGTGCTGGTGGCCTTGCTGGGCGTGGGAGTGGCCGAACACACCGGCTTCATCAATGCCGGGTTGAAGGCTCTGCTCGGGATCACGTCGCGGTCGCTGCTGACCCCCATGCTCATCCTGGTGGCGATCGTGAGCCACACGGCGGCCGATGCCGGGTACGTGCTGGTGATTCCGCTGGGCGGGGTGATTTTTCACGCGGCCGGACGGCATCCGCTGGCCGGAATCGCGGCGGCCTTTGCCGGAGTGTCGGGAGGGTTCAGCGCGAATTTCATCCCCTCCGGCATCGACCCGTTGCTCCAGGGGCTCACCCAGGCCGGAGCGCAGGTGATCGACGCTGATCGTCTGGTCAACCCGCTCTGCAACTGGTACTTCACGGCCGCTTCCTCCGCCCTGATCATCGTGCTCGGCTGGTTTCTCACGGATCGGGTGATCGAGCCTCGCCTGGCGATGACCAAGATCGATGGCGATCTTTCCGACCTTCAGCCGATGGAATCGCTCGGCCCGCGCGAGTGGCGAGGGCTGGTGGCCGCCCTAGTGGCGATGGTTGGGAGTCTCGTGGTGCTCGGTGTGCTCAGCTTCCCGGCTGACTCTCCCTTGCGGTCGCCCGAAGGGGGCCTGACCGACGCCAAGGCGCGGTTGATGCAATCGATCGTACCCTTGATCTTCCTCCTCTTCCTGGTTCCCGGCGTCGTTTACGGCTATGCGGCCGGCACGGTCGAGAACCACCGAGACATCATCAAGGGAATGAGCAAGTCGATGGCGGCGATGGGCTACTATATCGTCCTCGCCTTTTTCGCTTCGCTGTTCATCAAGGCATTCAACGATTCGAACATTGGTGCACTCATGGCCCTGAAGGGGGCCGATGGACTGCGGGCGCTCAAACTTCCGCCCCAGGTGACGATCGTCGGCATCATCCTGTTGACCGGAGCGGTGAACCTGCTGGTCGGTTCGGCATCCGCGAAGTGGGCGTTGCTGTCGCCGATCTTCGTGCCGATGCTCATGCAACTGGGAATCTCTCCCGAACTGACTCAGGCGGCCTACCGCGTGGGAGATTCGACCACGAACATCATCACCCCGTTGATGCCCTATTTCCCTCTTGTGGTGGTTTACTGCCAGCGCTATGTCAGAGGGACGGGGATCGGCACGCTCGTCTCATTGATGCTGCCGTACTCGGTGGTCTTCCTCGTGGTCTGGACGATTTTTCTCGTGCTGTACTGGATGCTCGGCATCCCGATGGGACTCGACGCGCCGTATCAGTATCCGTGA
- a CDS encoding VPS10 domain-containing protein: MNRNTALFEIPRGPRRMVVGLAIATLAVAPVWAQEKDDPHQRISEIQDRIDDLTRQLEVLKQEEAEQALAGPPALPVDPTWIGNLQWRAIGPANMGGRIVALAVVATDPSTFYVGTASGGLLKTTNNGISFTHLFDRETTVSIGDVTVAPSDPNIVWVGTGEQNPRNSVSYGDGVYKSTDGGKSWTNMGLTESFQIGRILIHPENPEVVYVGALGRLYGPNEQRGLFKTTNGGETWEKVLELDENTGIIDAVMHPKEPDTLLVAAYERRRDEFDVGDPAVKFGEKAGIYKTTDGGQSFSRITEGLPTCKLGRIGLTYFRSNPDIVFAIVESERIGEGPKLPEGKQPALMGIQGEDSEVGAGLTAIRPDGPAARAGLEPGDVITAIDGSNVETYQDLIDILRSKHAGETVTINARRGDEGKTFMVTFDARRTQEGPRLPFAASLGGQLENKQDEQGAEGFETGGVFKSTDGGDTWTRINSLNPRPMYFSKIRVDPSDEQRIYVLGVALHRSEDGGKTFTADGAQGVHADHHAMWIDPRDGRHIILGNDGGTYVTYDRCEQWDHLNHLALGQFYHVAIDPRRLYSAYGGLQDNGTWGGPVATRNGQGPTNEDWIRVGGGDGFRCRVDPDDPDLIYYTSQYGALQRVNLRTGERGSIRPPRSEGGRYRWNWNTPFILSNQNPRIYYAAGNYVFKSLDRGNDLRIISPEITRTDRGSATALGESPVDGEVLYVGTDDGKLWVTRNGGGDWTDVTEALGLPGPRGISTIEPSRFEAGRCYVAVDGHRNDDDNPYLFVTEDYGQTWEPITGNLRRGSTRCLREDVKNPALLYCGTEFALWFSVDRGESWQSLNSNLPTVAIHEIAVHPTAGEIVAATHGRSLWVLDVTPLRELTEEVRNAKAHLYQPLPAVRWKREPIRGGTNRKFYGENPTTGGVLYYSLTEEAKQIALTVVDAAGQTVQPLNATRQPGLHRVVWDLTRRPEGGRRFTAGRGSRGTPVPPGTYGIILEVDGEPFRQTIRVDQDPALPNSETIVADADWQPINVEEEPKGARNERVDFD, from the coding sequence ATGAATCGGAATACCGCCCTGTTCGAAATCCCTCGCGGACCGAGGCGCATGGTGGTCGGACTGGCCATCGCAACCCTGGCGGTGGCTCCGGTTTGGGCTCAGGAGAAGGACGACCCTCATCAACGCATTTCCGAAATTCAGGATCGGATTGACGACCTGACCAGGCAACTCGAAGTCTTGAAGCAGGAGGAGGCGGAACAGGCATTGGCTGGGCCGCCGGCTCTCCCGGTCGATCCGACCTGGATTGGCAACCTACAATGGCGAGCGATCGGTCCTGCCAACATGGGAGGGCGGATCGTGGCCCTAGCAGTCGTCGCAACGGACCCCAGCACATTCTATGTTGGCACAGCCTCCGGGGGGTTACTCAAGACGACGAACAACGGCATTTCCTTCACTCACCTGTTCGACCGAGAAACCACGGTTTCGATTGGAGACGTCACGGTGGCCCCGTCGGACCCGAACATCGTCTGGGTCGGCACGGGAGAACAGAACCCGAGAAACTCCGTCTCATACGGCGATGGTGTCTACAAATCCACCGATGGCGGCAAGTCCTGGACCAACATGGGGCTGACCGAGTCGTTTCAGATTGGCCGCATTCTGATCCATCCCGAGAATCCAGAGGTCGTTTACGTCGGTGCGCTGGGTCGACTCTACGGCCCGAACGAGCAGCGAGGGCTGTTCAAAACCACCAATGGCGGCGAAACCTGGGAGAAGGTTCTCGAACTCGACGAAAACACCGGGATCATCGACGCGGTCATGCATCCGAAAGAGCCCGACACGTTGCTCGTCGCCGCCTATGAGCGTCGGCGCGACGAATTCGACGTGGGCGACCCCGCCGTCAAGTTTGGTGAGAAGGCCGGAATCTACAAGACCACCGACGGCGGTCAATCGTTCTCCCGAATCACGGAAGGGTTGCCGACCTGCAAGCTTGGTCGCATCGGCCTGACCTATTTCCGGTCGAATCCGGACATCGTCTTCGCCATTGTCGAATCGGAGCGCATTGGAGAAGGCCCCAAACTCCCGGAAGGGAAACAGCCCGCCCTGATGGGCATCCAGGGCGAGGATTCCGAGGTCGGCGCGGGGCTAACGGCAATTCGTCCGGACGGACCTGCCGCAAGGGCTGGACTTGAACCCGGAGACGTCATCACCGCGATCGACGGATCCAACGTTGAGACGTACCAGGATCTGATCGACATTCTCCGATCGAAGCATGCAGGCGAGACGGTCACGATCAACGCTCGTCGTGGAGACGAGGGCAAGACCTTCATGGTGACGTTTGACGCTCGGCGAACTCAGGAGGGACCAAGACTCCCATTCGCCGCGTCCCTCGGCGGGCAACTGGAAAACAAGCAGGATGAACAGGGAGCGGAAGGCTTCGAGACCGGCGGTGTCTTCAAATCGACCGACGGCGGCGACACCTGGACCCGGATCAACAGCCTGAATCCCCGGCCGATGTACTTCAGCAAGATTCGCGTCGACCCCTCGGATGAGCAACGCATCTACGTTCTGGGGGTTGCTCTGCACCGTTCCGAGGACGGCGGCAAGACCTTCACCGCCGACGGTGCCCAGGGCGTCCATGCCGACCACCACGCCATGTGGATCGACCCCCGCGATGGTCGCCACATCATCCTCGGCAACGACGGCGGCACCTATGTCACCTACGATCGCTGCGAGCAATGGGACCACCTGAACCACCTGGCGCTCGGGCAATTCTACCACGTTGCGATCGACCCTCGACGCCTCTATTCCGCCTATGGCGGCCTCCAGGACAACGGCACCTGGGGAGGTCCGGTCGCCACCCGCAACGGTCAGGGCCCGACCAACGAGGATTGGATTCGCGTGGGCGGTGGCGACGGATTCCGCTGCCGGGTCGATCCCGACGACCCCGACCTGATCTACTACACCAGCCAGTACGGAGCCTTGCAGCGCGTGAATCTCCGCACCGGCGAGCGTGGGAGCATTCGCCCTCCTCGTTCCGAAGGGGGCCGATATCGCTGGAACTGGAACACTCCCTTCATCCTCTCGAACCAGAATCCCAGGATCTACTACGCCGCAGGCAATTATGTGTTCAAGTCGCTCGACCGTGGGAATGACCTTCGGATCATCTCTCCCGAGATCACCCGAACCGATCGAGGCAGCGCCACGGCCTTGGGAGAGTCTCCCGTCGATGGAGAGGTTCTTTACGTCGGGACCGACGACGGAAAGCTCTGGGTCACCCGCAATGGTGGTGGGGATTGGACCGATGTCACCGAGGCTCTTGGTTTGCCTGGTCCGAGGGGCATCAGCACGATCGAACCTTCCCGGTTCGAGGCCGGCCGTTGCTATGTCGCCGTCGATGGCCACCGCAATGACGATGATAACCCCTATCTCTTCGTCACCGAGGATTACGGCCAGACCTGGGAACCAATCACCGGCAACCTTCGTCGCGGTTCGACCCGATGCCTTCGGGAAGATGTCAAGAACCCCGCCCTGCTCTACTGCGGCACCGAGTTCGCCCTCTGGTTCTCGGTCGATCGAGGGGAGTCGTGGCAGTCGCTCAACAGCAACCTGCCGACGGTGGCGATCCATGAGATCGCCGTTCATCCCACCGCCGGGGAGATCGTGGCCGCCACGCATGGCCGAAGTCTCTGGGTGCTCGACGTGACCCCACTCCGAGAGCTGACCGAGGAAGTCCGGAACGCGAAGGCCCATCTCTATCAGCCCCTTCCTGCGGTCCGATGGAAGCGGGAGCCAATCCGAGGGGGGACCAATCGGAAGTTCTATGGCGAGAACCCGACGACCGGCGGCGTGCTGTATTACTCCTTAACCGAGGAGGCCAAGCAGATCGCCTTGACGGTCGTCGACGCCGCGGGCCAGACCGTGCAACCCCTCAACGCGACGCGCCAGCCGGGCCTGCACCGGGTTGTCTGGGACCTGACCCGAAGGCCGGAAGGAGGGAGGAGATTCACCGCCGGTCGGGGGAGCCGGGGAACTCCCGTGCCGCCCGGTACTTATGGGATCATCCTTGAGGTCGATGGTGAGCCCTTCCGGCAGACGATCCGCGTGGATCAGGATCCGGCCTTGCCCAACTCGGAAACCATCGTTGCCGATGCCGACTGGCAACCGATCAACGTGGAGGAAGAACCGAAAGGGGCTCGCAACGAGCGGGTCGACTTCGACTGA
- the hflX gene encoding GTPase HflX: protein MTELKSTDRKDLRERAILVGVLLPDGQYNPEDPLDEIRGLAQTAGLVVVGSLLQKRQQIDIATVIGSGKVDALKELCESQEADLVVIDHDIGPAQGRNLEKALGVKVIDRTEVILDIFATHARTNESRLQVELAQLEYSLPRLKRMWTHLSRYKGGIGVRGPGEKQLETDRRLVEGRIQDLKAKLSKIQARKEREVAARDAVPTVSLVGYTNAGKSTLMNALTGAGVLVEDKLFATLDTRTRRWNFSGGGQVLLSDTVGFIRDLPHSLVASFKATLEEARQADLLLHVVDASSPEAETQIHAVNAVLEEIGLRDHPTILVLNKADRVPDRSFLDVLRAHHDESIIVSAASGDGLDRLEQAVREALNENALDARIETTVGDGRVLAYLAQHALIRNRTYSDGDRVTLDCRLPRRCLGYLAEQGVEVSINDQGVYV, encoded by the coding sequence TTGACTGAACTGAAGAGCACCGATCGGAAGGATCTCCGCGAACGGGCCATCCTTGTCGGCGTCCTGCTGCCCGACGGGCAGTATAACCCCGAGGACCCTCTCGACGAGATTCGAGGTCTGGCTCAGACGGCGGGCCTGGTCGTCGTCGGTTCCCTCCTCCAGAAGCGGCAACAGATCGACATTGCCACCGTCATCGGTTCCGGCAAGGTCGATGCACTCAAGGAGCTTTGCGAATCCCAGGAGGCCGACCTCGTGGTCATCGACCACGACATCGGACCCGCCCAGGGTCGCAACCTGGAGAAGGCACTCGGGGTGAAGGTCATCGACCGCACCGAGGTCATTCTCGACATCTTCGCCACCCACGCCCGCACCAACGAGTCGCGCTTGCAGGTCGAGCTGGCCCAGCTCGAATACTCGTTGCCGCGGCTGAAGCGGATGTGGACCCACCTCTCCCGTTACAAGGGGGGGATCGGTGTCCGAGGTCCGGGTGAAAAGCAGCTCGAAACCGACCGCCGGCTCGTCGAAGGACGCATCCAGGATCTGAAAGCCAAGCTCTCGAAGATCCAGGCCCGCAAGGAACGTGAAGTCGCTGCCCGAGACGCCGTGCCCACGGTTTCGCTCGTCGGCTACACCAACGCCGGGAAGAGCACCCTGATGAACGCTCTGACCGGCGCCGGCGTGCTGGTCGAGGACAAGCTGTTCGCCACGCTCGACACCCGGACCCGCCGCTGGAACTTCTCCGGAGGGGGCCAGGTCTTGCTTTCCGATACCGTCGGGTTCATTCGAGACCTGCCGCACTCCCTCGTCGCCTCGTTCAAGGCCACGCTGGAGGAGGCCCGCCAGGCGGATCTCCTGCTGCACGTCGTCGATGCCTCCAGCCCCGAGGCCGAGACCCAGATCCATGCGGTCAACGCCGTGCTTGAGGAAATCGGCCTGCGAGACCATCCCACAATCCTTGTGCTGAACAAGGCCGATCGTGTCCCCGATCGCTCCTTCCTTGATGTGCTTCGAGCCCATCACGACGAGTCGATCATCGTCAGCGCCGCCTCGGGCGACGGACTCGACCGCCTGGAACAGGCCGTCCGCGAGGCCCTCAACGAAAACGCCCTCGACGCCCGGATCGAAACCACCGTCGGCGATGGCCGCGTGCTCGCGTATCTGGCACAACACGCCTTGATCCGCAACCGGACCTACTCCGACGGCGACCGTGTGACCCTCGATTGCCGCCTCCCCCGCCGATGCCTCGGCTACCTCGCCGAGCAAGGCGTCGAGGTCAGCATCAACGATCAGGGCGTCTACGTCTGA